From the Acidilutibacter cellobiosedens genome, one window contains:
- a CDS encoding basic amino acid/polyamine antiporter, which produces MTENKVKNVQQTEGLGFLRLTAVALGATIGGGVFSLSGDMAANGANTAAVLAGWGICGIGMLCLTLCFFELNKRKPNLTGGIYSYAKEGFGDYIGFNSAWGYWISALLANVSYATLLFSAIGYFIPVFEQGNNLISIICASILIWIMNYMVSKGVKQAAGINLVVTISKIVPILIFIITVLFIKAFDPKIFMSNFWGEPGGPSFLEQIKATMITTVWSFIGVEGAVVISGRAKKSSDVGKATVSAFLGVLLIYLLVSILSMGIMTRTELAALGNPPLAFIFEKAVGKWGASIINFGVILSLAGATLGYTIIASECPYIAAQNGVFSKAFAKENKNHAPINSLLLTNSIIQLFLIITFFNASTYQIFYTISAGMIIPPYLLSALYFLKITIKKDGFEKDSSSDVLKNRILAVLATIYAFWLVYSTGWQSLLIMAILYAPGTLVYIKGKREQNKKYFDNSRDRILLGLIIALAVLSIILIANGTIHPF; this is translated from the coding sequence ATGACTGAAAATAAAGTTAAAAATGTACAGCAGACCGAAGGATTAGGATTTCTCAGGCTCACCGCCGTTGCATTAGGTGCAACGATAGGAGGAGGAGTATTCAGTCTTTCAGGGGATATGGCGGCAAACGGAGCAAACACTGCTGCAGTATTGGCAGGCTGGGGAATCTGTGGCATCGGAATGCTCTGCTTAACTTTATGCTTCTTTGAATTGAACAAAAGAAAACCAAATTTGACAGGCGGAATATACAGCTATGCAAAGGAAGGTTTCGGGGATTATATAGGATTTAATTCCGCATGGGGATATTGGATAAGTGCTCTTCTGGCAAATGTATCATATGCGACCTTGTTGTTTTCGGCTATCGGGTATTTCATACCTGTATTTGAGCAAGGAAACAATCTTATTTCAATTATTTGCGCTTCTATTTTAATATGGATTATGAATTATATGGTTTCAAAAGGAGTAAAGCAAGCGGCAGGTATAAACCTTGTTGTTACAATAAGTAAAATAGTTCCGATACTAATATTTATTATAACAGTATTATTTATTAAAGCTTTTGATCCTAAAATATTTATGAGCAACTTTTGGGGGGAGCCGGGAGGGCCTTCATTTTTGGAACAGATAAAAGCTACAATGATAACTACTGTGTGGTCATTTATAGGAGTTGAAGGTGCCGTAGTTATATCCGGAAGGGCAAAAAAATCGAGTGATGTAGGTAAAGCTACAGTTTCGGCATTTCTCGGAGTACTTTTAATCTATTTACTTGTTTCTATTCTAAGCATGGGTATTATGACAAGAACAGAATTAGCAGCTCTCGGCAATCCGCCCTTAGCTTTTATATTTGAAAAAGCCGTTGGAAAATGGGGAGCTTCAATTATAAATTTCGGTGTTATACTGTCTTTGGCCGGTGCCACATTGGGATATACGATTATCGCTTCCGAATGTCCTTATATAGCTGCTCAAAACGGAGTATTTTCAAAAGCATTTGCAAAAGAAAACAAAAATCATGCCCCTATAAATTCACTTTTACTTACAAATTCTATTATACAGCTTTTCCTTATTATAACATTTTTTAATGCAAGCACTTATCAGATATTTTATACAATTTCGGCAGGAATGATAATTCCTCCTTATCTATTAAGTGCTCTTTATTTTCTTAAAATTACAATTAAAAAGGACGGGTTCGAGAAAGATTCTTCCTCGGATGTACTAAAAAATAGAATATTGGCTGTTCTTGCAACTATATACGCCTTCTGGCTTGTTTATTCCACCGGTTGGCAGTCTCTGCTTATAATGGCAATATTGTATGCACCGGGTACATTGGTCTATATAAAGGGTAAAAGAGAACAGAATAAAAAATATTTCGATAACAGCAGGGATAGGATATTACTTGGACTTATCATCGCTCTTGCTGTATTATCCATTATTCTTATTGCAAACGGAACTATTCATCCCTTTTAA
- a CDS encoding ABC transporter permease, whose protein sequence is MVSLIMKDIFYYRRNLTEYLLSCFRMLLFIIPYYIYSVYLKNTDFNIQFAVLTMTAVNFIMSVIVGINFELYREIISNKMVQFKMSNLSIEKYVAAQSLFYFFSNMVQVVVIIILLSLLTEFKLKFNAFLILRVILFLIYLFLFICLFGAAFSMLTIATKRFSFSGLFINIIFLFSSCYTYYADSPKLIRVISLISPITYLFNLFRNFFGLESLILSGIFTYFILSVQLILLYLIFRKLIVPKIDKAIIDSI, encoded by the coding sequence ATGGTTAGTTTGATAATGAAAGACATATTTTATTACAGAAGAAACTTAACTGAATACCTGCTGTCTTGTTTTAGAATGTTGTTATTTATAATTCCTTATTATATATATTCCGTGTATTTGAAAAATACTGATTTTAATATTCAATTTGCGGTTCTGACAATGACGGCTGTTAATTTTATTATGTCTGTTATTGTCGGCATTAATTTTGAATTATATAGAGAAATTATTTCCAATAAAATGGTTCAATTTAAGATGTCAAACTTGAGCATCGAAAAATATGTAGCGGCTCAGTCTCTCTTTTACTTTTTTTCCAATATGGTTCAGGTGGTTGTAATAATTATTCTGTTATCCCTATTAACTGAATTTAAATTGAAATTTAATGCTTTTCTTATATTAAGGGTTATATTGTTTTTAATATATCTTTTTCTTTTTATTTGCTTATTCGGTGCGGCGTTTTCCATGTTAACCATAGCTACAAAAAGATTTTCTTTCAGCGGTTTATTTATTAATATAATTTTTCTGTTCTCTTCTTGCTATACATATTATGCCGATTCCCCTAAGCTAATTCGAGTTATTTCATTAATTTCTCCTATAACCTATTTATTCAATCTTTTTCGCAATTTTTTTGGATTGGAAAGTCTCATATTATCCGGAATTTTCACTTATTTTATCTTATCGGTCCAGTTAATCTTACTTTATCTTATTTTTAGAAAATTAATTGTTCCGAAGATAGATAAAGCAATTATAGATTCGATTTGA
- a CDS encoding ABC transporter ATP-binding protein, translating into MKNVCQKYKGNDFFSLKNIDLEISKGEILGLIGPNGAGKTTLIKILSGLLVPTSYDELKLLKKNDKKNTRVGLILNSNQLYDELTVLENIKFSLSLFKQKRTMDEIDSMLKLVDLYDRKSKLVRTLSTGMKQKLNIIKTMMLNVELLILDEPTSGLDPISKVEINNLLSELSQKFKVTVIISSHVMNEVERLCSRVVFLNKGMIIENCSMGDLFDKFGKKIYEIHFPCEDGKLKPFTENMNPEDYIVFHQNNSTVMMIFHELSDFKKFSSNDFIESFQERRIQLEDIFFYYIYKNKESVV; encoded by the coding sequence ATGAAAAATGTTTGTCAAAAGTATAAAGGGAATGATTTTTTCAGTTTAAAAAACATTGATTTGGAAATATCCAAAGGCGAAATATTGGGATTGATAGGGCCTAATGGTGCCGGCAAGACGACACTGATTAAAATATTGAGCGGATTGTTAGTGCCTACGAGTTATGATGAATTAAAATTACTTAAAAAGAATGATAAAAAAAATACGAGAGTCGGCTTGATATTGAATTCCAATCAACTGTATGACGAACTGACCGTTCTTGAGAATATAAAATTTTCTTTAAGCCTGTTCAAGCAGAAGAGGACGATGGATGAGATTGATTCAATGTTAAAGTTGGTAGATCTATATGACAGGAAATCAAAACTTGTCAGGACCCTTTCAACAGGAATGAAACAAAAGCTGAATATTATTAAAACCATGATGTTAAACGTGGAATTGTTGATTTTAGATGAGCCTACAAGCGGATTAGATCCCATATCAAAAGTGGAGATAAATAATTTGCTGTCAGAACTGTCGCAAAAATTTAAAGTCACTGTTATTATAAGTTCTCACGTTATGAATGAAGTGGAGAGATTATGCTCAAGAGTGGTATTTTTAAATAAAGGAATGATAATTGAAAATTGCAGTATGGGTGATTTGTTTGATAAATTTGGGAAAAAGATTTATGAAATTCATTTTCCATGTGAGGATGGGAAATTAAAGCCCTTTACAGAAAATATGAATCCGGAGGACTATATTGTATTTCATCAAAATAATTCAACGGTAATGATGATATTCCATGAATTAAGCGACTTTAAAAAGTTTTCATCAAATGATTTTATTGAATCTTTTCAGGAAAGAAGAATTCAGCTGGAGGATATCTTCTTTTATTATATATATAAAAACAAGGAGAGTGTGGTTTAG
- a CDS encoding ATP-binding cassette domain-containing protein, which translates to MIQTQQLTKKYGNYFAVNNVSMSVQKGDIYGLIGKNGAGKTTIFKLLMGLIKPSGGSITFLESYNLEMARHSIGFMMEDGFFSYLNAHDNLMFAAKLKGIEDEKEINRILQLVGLKNSTKTFSTFSTGMKQRLSIGQALLGNPDMVILDEPTNGLDPQGIADFRNLVMELNQKYQTTFLISSHILGELNLIGTRFGFINKGYLVQEISAKELHNNIHQGLIFQVNKLKKACELLENKLKITDYRVTKNKEIILPGYEDRPYIIAKCMVENGLDLMQLKVNQVSLEEYFLNLIGGNTNV; encoded by the coding sequence GTGATTCAAACTCAGCAACTGACAAAGAAATATGGTAATTATTTTGCGGTTAACAATGTTTCTATGTCTGTACAAAAAGGAGACATATATGGTTTAATAGGCAAAAATGGTGCCGGGAAAACCACTATTTTTAAACTCTTAATGGGACTTATCAAACCTTCGGGTGGTTCTATTACTTTTTTAGAAAGTTATAATTTGGAAATGGCTCGCCATTCTATTGGCTTTATGATGGAAGACGGATTTTTCTCTTATTTAAATGCTCATGATAATCTGATGTTTGCCGCTAAGCTTAAAGGAATCGAAGATGAAAAGGAAATCAACCGAATTTTACAGCTTGTAGGACTTAAAAATTCGACAAAAACATTCAGCACATTTTCAACGGGAATGAAACAAAGGCTATCAATTGGGCAGGCTTTATTGGGAAATCCTGATATGGTTATACTTGATGAACCGACTAATGGTTTAGATCCTCAGGGAATTGCGGATTTCAGGAACCTTGTGATGGAGCTTAATCAAAAATATCAAACTACATTTTTGATCTCTTCTCATATTTTGGGAGAATTAAATCTCATAGGCACTCGTTTCGGATTCATAAACAAGGGTTATTTAGTGCAGGAAATTAGTGCAAAAGAACTGCATAACAACATACATCAAGGTCTTATATTTCAAGTAAACAAGCTTAAGAAGGCTTGTGAATTATTAGAAAATAAATTAAAAATCACTGATTACAGGGTAACTAAAAATAAGGAAATTATTTTGCCCGGTTATGAAGACAGACCTTATATCATTGCCAAATGTATGGTGGAAAACGGTCTTGACTTGATGCAGCTTAAGGTGAATCAGGTATCCTTGGAAGAATATTTCTTGAATCTTATAGGAGGCAATACGAATGTTTAA
- a CDS encoding MFS transporter: MLNIKSNISEYKGLPREMYVLFFIRIINAVGNFVYPFLTLILTEKMNYSPFETGIIMLITSVIYVPASILGGILADRWKYKSTFMLFSGFTGILFLICGFLLNSRIMIIFLILANVSDGISQPSNTAMVSNFTNNENRSTAFSLLYLGHNIGLSVGQLVGGTIFNNYTKYLFIGNAVTIFLCVILIKFLVKEGTEYNNTESDIDIGVNTEETNIDKNDNKGLFKIIIENKKLIFL, from the coding sequence ATGTTGAATATAAAAAGTAACATAAGTGAATACAAAGGTTTACCGAGAGAAATGTATGTATTGTTTTTTATAAGAATAATTAATGCTGTAGGAAATTTTGTTTATCCGTTTCTTACATTAATATTAACCGAAAAAATGAATTACAGTCCTTTTGAAACAGGGATAATAATGTTGATCACATCGGTTATATATGTGCCTGCCTCGATATTGGGAGGAATATTGGCTGACAGGTGGAAGTATAAAAGCACATTCATGCTGTTTTCGGGGTTTACCGGAATATTATTTCTGATATGCGGATTTTTACTGAATTCAAGAATAATGATTATATTTTTAATATTAGCCAACGTATCAGATGGAATTTCTCAACCTTCCAATACTGCCATGGTTTCCAACTTCACTAATAATGAAAACAGAAGCACAGCTTTTTCTTTGTTGTATCTGGGGCATAATATAGGGCTTTCGGTAGGACAACTTGTTGGCGGTACTATATTTAATAATTATACAAAATATTTGTTTATAGGAAATGCGGTAACCATATTTTTATGTGTTATTTTGATAAAATTTTTAGTAAAGGAAGGTACAGAATATAATAATACGGAAAGTGATATTGACATAGGGGTTAATACTGAAGAAACTAATATAGATAAAAATGACAATAAAGGATTATTTAAAATTATAATTGAAAACAAAAAATTGATATTTTTATAG
- a CDS encoding HEPN domain-containing protein: MDNREKYEYWLETAKYDLETAKIMMNNGRYIYVVFMCQQAIEKLTKGIYTLYTNNEPPLIHNISSIFNYLKREINFKEYLSINEFEYNLNNYKSFFAELLSYYISGRYPSYKEKMSNLINSDRAKRTLATTEEVFKWIESLSQYKK, translated from the coding sequence ATGGATAACAGAGAAAAATATGAATACTGGTTAGAAACTGCTAAATATGATTTAGAAACAGCAAAGATAATGATGAATAACGGAAGATATATTTATGTTGTTTTTATGTGTCAACAGGCAATAGAAAAACTCACCAAAGGAATATATACATTATATACTAATAACGAACCACCATTAATTCATAATATTTCGAGTATATTCAATTACCTAAAGAGAGAAATTAATTTTAAAGAGTATTTATCTATAAATGAATTTGAATACAATTTAAATAATTATAAAAGTTTTTTCGCTGAACTATTATCCTATTATATATCTGGCAGATATCCTAGTTATAAGGAAAAAATGTCTAATTTGATAAATTCAGATAGAGCTAAAAGAACATTGGCTACTACAGAGGAGGTATTCAAATGGATAGAATCCCTGAGTCAATACAAAAAATAA
- a CDS encoding nucleotidyltransferase family protein: MDRIPESIQKIIKDYIRKLNKKIVIDKAILFGSYAKGTPHKYSDVDLAIFSDYFKNMNRIDGLYFLLLNAVDYEIDLEPQPFTMDDYRQPVGIVKEIIETGIEIPTI; the protein is encoded by the coding sequence ATGGATAGAATCCCTGAGTCAATACAAAAAATAATCAAAGATTATATTAGAAAATTAAACAAGAAGATTGTAATAGATAAAGCTATATTGTTTGGATCTTATGCAAAAGGCACTCCTCATAAATATAGTGATGTTGATTTAGCAATCTTTTCGGATTATTTTAAAAACATGAATAGGATTGATGGTCTTTACTTTTTATTGTTAAATGCAGTGGATTATGAAATTGATCTTGAACCGCAACCATTTACTATGGATGACTATAGACAACCTGTCGGAATAGTAAAGGAAATAATAGAAACAGGAATTGAAATTCCAACGATATAA
- a CDS encoding ABC transporter permease, translating into MEILNIFKSETKKMLIIQRRYFLNFLADMLVYYFVFIGLYIFIKSNMNIMSAEEINRAVTTQFVGYICWFFFSFTISFMNNGIYRELLEGTFEQVCINHHSIMEIYVIRLIIYFIRNIVLILLLSLLLMISTNIKLDIGMDTIMIFMISLLGIAGFSFMIGGATLIYKNVGQLSFIISILFLGTSIVDLSVLPSKIQKIIYSLPFTKSVSLLKNIEGANYNIGGQDILFLFINSIAYLILGIVIFKLSFKKAAKEGSFSRF; encoded by the coding sequence ATGGAGATACTCAATATATTTAAAAGTGAAACCAAAAAGATGTTAATAATTCAAAGAAGATATTTTTTGAATTTTTTAGCGGATATGCTGGTATATTATTTTGTGTTTATAGGACTGTATATTTTTATTAAAAGCAATATGAACATAATGTCTGCCGAGGAAATAAACAGGGCGGTTACTACACAATTTGTAGGGTACATATGCTGGTTTTTCTTTTCATTTACAATTAGTTTTATGAATAACGGAATCTACAGAGAATTGTTGGAAGGGACCTTTGAACAGGTATGCATAAACCATCATAGTATAATGGAGATATATGTAATAAGATTAATAATATATTTTATAAGAAATATTGTATTGATACTGCTGCTGAGCTTGCTTCTGATGATTTCCACAAATATTAAATTAGATATAGGAATGGATACGATAATGATATTTATGATATCGTTATTGGGAATAGCAGGTTTTTCCTTTATGATAGGAGGGGCAACCTTGATATATAAAAATGTGGGACAACTGTCTTTTATTATCAGCATTCTTTTTCTTGGGACCAGCATTGTTGATCTTTCGGTACTGCCATCCAAAATTCAAAAGATTATATACTCTCTTCCATTTACTAAAAGTGTAAGCCTCCTAAAAAATATAGAAGGTGCGAATTATAATATAGGGGGACAAGATATATTGTTCTTATTTATAAATTCCATAGCATATTTAATCTTGGGAATAGTTATATTCAAATTGAGCTTTAAAAAGGCAGCAAAAGAAGGTTCTTTTTCAAGATTTTAA
- a CDS encoding ABC transporter ATP-binding protein, with translation MLKYNMLSKQYKDHVVVNNLNIEINDKDIVGFLGPNGAGKTTTIKMSCGLITPTKGDVECCGYSLKKDRKQYLKNIGAVLEGNRNIYWKLSPVENIEYFAGMKGIGKKKIRNQMDEYLEMFSLTEKRNMECGKLSRGMQQKVAICCSLIHNPKVLFLDEPTLGLDVQSVLLIRDVLKNLIKEDRTMIITSHDLNFISSLCNRIIIINNGTMVLDEDIDFLNRYSESIVYAVEADGVRDDTEKIIKAKFDVEIEKFEDSVEFMVTLNNDNEILDFLNLLKSNGMNIKDIYKKKSDLEDIFTEVIGNKKTVKSVPEN, from the coding sequence ATGCTGAAGTATAATATGTTATCAAAACAATATAAGGACCATGTTGTTGTAAATAATTTAAATATTGAAATAAATGATAAAGATATTGTCGGATTTTTAGGCCCTAACGGTGCCGGAAAGACTACCACCATAAAGATGAGCTGCGGCTTGATTACACCTACAAAAGGGGACGTGGAATGTTGCGGTTATTCATTGAAGAAAGACAGGAAACAGTATTTAAAAAATATAGGAGCCGTATTGGAAGGAAACAGAAATATTTATTGGAAACTGTCTCCCGTTGAGAATATAGAATATTTTGCGGGCATGAAGGGCATCGGAAAGAAAAAAATAAGGAATCAGATGGATGAATACTTGGAAATGTTTAGCTTAACAGAAAAAAGAAATATGGAATGCGGCAAACTTTCAAGAGGGATGCAGCAGAAGGTTGCTATATGCTGCAGTTTAATTCATAATCCAAAGGTTTTATTTCTTGATGAACCTACATTGGGATTGGATGTTCAATCGGTTTTGCTTATACGTGATGTATTGAAGAATTTGATAAAAGAAGACAGAACCATGATAATAACATCCCATGACCTTAATTTTATCAGCTCATTGTGCAATAGGATTATCATAATAAATAACGGGACGATGGTATTAGATGAGGATATTGATTTTCTAAACAGGTATTCCGAAAGTATTGTTTATGCTGTAGAAGCAGACGGCGTCCGTGATGATACAGAAAAAATCATAAAAGCAAAATTTGATGTGGAAATTGAAAAATTTGAAGATAGTGTTGAATTCATGGTTACATTGAATAATGACAATGAAATTCTTGATTTTTTAAATCTTTTGAAATCGAATGGAATGAATATAAAGGATATATATAAGAAAAAAAGCGACCTTGAAGATATATTTACCGAGGTGATAGGTAACAAAAAGACGGTGAAATCCGTACCGGAAAATTAA
- a CDS encoding ABC transporter ATP-binding protein, with protein sequence MKKYIFKYKGIFFLSVFIRCVEGAADVSIAFLIEYILDFGTNKDMPGFIKNLKYIVLYLICYFLIIYLRKITQAVFVKKNIQSLRNDIYTNVIDKDMPDFISKNSASYISTLTNDINILEQDYFINLLDLIGELATLAIGTFAIFKVNVQIAAGVFIVGAITLIIPIIFSKTVSSLRKKYSDSLSNLTINMKDTFSGFEIIKGFNIEDSIKEEFSNYNFKTEDSKFKFTKFSAGVETLSQGTGFSIFFVAILLGTYFFIQGKITFGLLFAAIQLMNSVVPPISRFSERINKLKSTKLIADNIESICTKKELASNGISKDDFNDKIEISNLSFSYNSDKKTLRDINLTIEKGKKYAIVGKSGCGKSTFLRILFRYYDNFSGNILMDGTDIRNINIDDIYKIMSIIHQNVFIFDSTVKDNITLYKDYSDDEINTTIKLCGLYNFVNSKPKKLLENVGENGVLLSGGEKQRIAIARAIIKKTPILILDEATSSLDSETAHSIENSLLDIDELTCIVVTHNLSESILKQYDSIIAMKDGQIEEQGNFYDLLDKKGYFYSLYNVFK encoded by the coding sequence ATGAAAAAGTATATTTTCAAGTATAAGGGAATATTTTTTTTAAGCGTTTTTATAAGATGTGTAGAAGGTGCTGCAGATGTATCAATAGCATTTTTAATTGAATATATTTTGGATTTTGGCACCAACAAGGACATGCCGGGTTTTATTAAAAATTTAAAATATATTGTATTGTACTTGATATGTTATTTTCTTATAATTTATCTTAGAAAAATAACTCAAGCAGTGTTTGTCAAAAAAAATATACAAAGTCTGAGGAATGATATATATACTAATGTTATAGATAAAGACATGCCGGATTTTATCAGCAAAAATAGTGCTTCTTATATTTCAACTTTAACAAATGATATAAATATATTGGAGCAGGACTACTTTATAAATTTGCTTGATTTGATTGGAGAGTTGGCTACACTGGCAATCGGAACTTTTGCAATCTTTAAAGTAAATGTACAAATTGCGGCAGGGGTATTTATAGTGGGAGCTATTACACTGATTATACCTATAATATTTTCTAAAACCGTAAGCAGCCTGAGAAAAAAATATTCCGATTCATTATCAAATTTAACTATAAATATGAAAGATACATTCAGCGGTTTTGAAATAATAAAGGGTTTTAACATAGAAGACAGTATAAAAGAGGAATTTAGCAACTATAATTTCAAAACAGAGGATTCCAAATTTAAGTTTACAAAATTTAGTGCAGGCGTGGAAACTTTATCTCAAGGTACTGGCTTTTCTATATTTTTTGTAGCTATTTTATTGGGGACTTATTTTTTTATACAAGGGAAAATTACTTTTGGACTTCTTTTTGCAGCGATACAGCTTATGAATAGCGTAGTGCCGCCTATAAGCAGGTTTTCGGAAAGAATTAACAAACTAAAATCCACTAAATTGATAGCCGATAATATTGAATCCATTTGTACCAAAAAAGAACTGGCATCAAACGGAATATCTAAAGATGATTTTAACGATAAAATAGAAATTAGTAATCTAAGTTTTTCTTATAATAGTGATAAAAAAACTTTAAGGGATATAAATTTAACTATAGAAAAAGGTAAAAAATATGCCATTGTAGGAAAGAGCGGTTGTGGAAAATCCACTTTTTTGAGGATATTATTCAGATATTATGATAACTTTTCCGGAAATATATTGATGGATGGTACGGATATAAGAAATATCAATATTGATGATATATATAAAATAATGTCTATAATACATCAAAATGTATTTATTTTTGATTCGACTGTAAAGGATAATATAACTTTATACAAAGATTATAGTGATGATGAAATAAATACCACCATTAAATTATGCGGACTGTATAATTTTGTAAACAGTAAGCCTAAAAAATTGCTTGAAAATGTAGGTGAAAACGGGGTACTTCTTTCAGGCGGTGAAAAACAACGTATTGCTATTGCAAGAGCTATTATAAAAAAGACGCCTATATTGATATTAGACGAGGCAACATCATCACTTGATAGTGAAACTGCCCACAGTATTGAAAATTCACTGCTCGATATTGATGAGTTGACTTGCATAGTTGTTACTCATAACCTTTCGGAAAGTATACTGAAACAATACGATTCGATTATTGCTATGAAAGACGGTCAAATAGAAGAACAAGGCAATTTTTATGATTTGTTGGACAAGAAGGGCTATTTTTATAGTTTGTATAATGTTTTTAAATAA
- a CDS encoding LytR/AlgR family response regulator transcription factor, with amino-acid sequence MNKLLLVKDNSIFVKSLAEAEKSIRSDLNITVANCVEEFLRYIKTDRYDLFMLDVGLKNCSPIGLAKKIRNMDVYRLTPIFFVFFVSMAKSDMLKEMHCWNYVTDFFIEKNRRKNPSELCDNSGPYIILKKKDFSYVVRTNEIIYIESAKKSINVFTVNKEISLSSYTFTLEKLLDDLNKLTKDFVRCHRGYIVNIRYIEKFNNDSIKLISIEEPISIGEKYKEDFENKITSANCIVETWN; translated from the coding sequence ATGAATAAATTGCTATTGGTCAAAGATAATTCAATTTTTGTAAAGAGTTTGGCAGAAGCAGAAAAATCTATACGTAGCGATTTAAATATCACTGTAGCGAATTGTGTTGAAGAATTCCTAAGATATATAAAAACAGATCGTTATGATTTATTTATGCTGGATGTTGGTTTAAAGAATTGTTCACCTATTGGATTAGCTAAAAAAATAAGAAATATGGATGTTTATAGACTAACACCTATATTTTTTGTTTTTTTCGTTTCTATGGCAAAAAGCGATATGTTAAAGGAAATGCATTGTTGGAATTATGTAACCGATTTTTTTATAGAAAAGAACAGGAGAAAAAATCCATCGGAGTTGTGCGATAATTCCGGACCATACATTATATTGAAGAAAAAAGATTTTTCCTATGTTGTTAGAACAAATGAAATCATTTATATTGAATCGGCAAAAAAATCAATAAATGTATTCACCGTTAATAAAGAAATTTCTCTTTCTTCCTATACGTTTACTTTGGAAAAGCTATTGGATGATTTAAATAAACTGACAAAAGACTTTGTAAGGTGCCATAGAGGCTATATAGTAAATATTAGGTATATTGAAAAATTTAATAATGACAGTATTAAACTTATAAGTATAGAAGAACCTATATCAATAGGGGAGAAATACAAGGAAGATTTTGAAAACAAAATTACCTCAGCTAATTGTATCGTTGAAACTTGGAATTGA
- a CDS encoding ABC transporter ATP-binding protein has protein sequence MFDKSLKYNICLSKDFSDNKISESLQISGADKFINNMEKGLNSLVGENGSDLSGKQK, from the coding sequence ATGTTTGATAAATCTTTAAAATACAATATATGTTTATCAAAAGACTTTTCTGACAATAAGATATCTGAAAGTTTACAAATAAGCGGTGCAGATAAGTTTATTAATAATATGGAGAAAGGATTGAATTCTTTAGTCGGGGAAAATGGTTCCGACCTATCTGGAAAACAAAAATAG
- a CDS encoding ABC transporter permease, translated as MKKLNKIKALLIKDIRNNLRNSNTIIFTLLPILFTELYHKFSFGGKKMDSFYVFTIGLLMSVCTMPISSMAISISEEKEKNTLRTLMLANVSPIEFLFSKTFIIFCLTQFVGTIVYLLTGATIDYSWYFLTSSITNISLICLGAVIGILSKNQMSTSILSTPLILILLIPTALGNLNDSIGMFARYLPTNAMLELLKKQNMKFNCATISTWLLISICLFIYSYRKRMVD; from the coding sequence TTGAAGAAACTGAATAAGATAAAGGCTTTATTAATAAAAGATATTCGTAATAATCTTAGAAATAGTAATACAATAATTTTTACATTGCTTCCGATATTATTCACGGAACTTTATCATAAATTTAGTTTTGGTGGTAAAAAAATGGATTCTTTTTATGTGTTTACTATTGGTTTATTAATGAGTGTATGCACAATGCCTATATCTTCAATGGCAATTTCAATATCAGAAGAAAAAGAAAAAAATACATTAAGAACATTGATGCTTGCAAATGTGTCTCCAATTGAGTTCTTATTTTCAAAAACGTTTATAATTTTTTGTTTAACTCAGTTTGTCGGGACCATTGTGTATTTATTAACTGGTGCGACTATAGATTATAGCTGGTATTTTTTAACTTCTTCGATTACAAATATAAGTTTAATTTGCTTAGGCGCTGTAATAGGAATACTTTCTAAAAATCAAATGTCAACTAGCATTCTATCGACACCTTTGATTTTAATTCTATTAATTCCTACTGCTCTTGGCAATTTAAATGATAGTATTGGAATGTTTGCACGCTATTTACCAACGAATGCGATGTTAGAATTACTAAAAAAACAAAATATGAAATTTAATTGTGCTACCATTTCGACATGGCTACTAATTAGTATTTGTCTATTTATATACTCATATCGAAAAAGAATGGTAGATTAG